In Propionicimonas paludicola, a single window of DNA contains:
- a CDS encoding LCP family protein translates to MTSVNGPTPNDAQRPRRVADGASSPDAGDARRISDDRSFGASLGWTVLGTIIPGLGLVRGGRRIIGSILIALWVIVVGGVAGLWVTNRSLLTGVAANGDMLHALAIAMLVIAVFWVISIGATHLVLRPRGAGWGQRAAGAVVVGLLSFAIAAPLALGANVAVATADLLTVFGQTSTTTPTVDAVDPWKNKDRLNVLILGGDSGTGRSLKLGVRPDSVSVLSVDTHTGATSIFNLPRQTAKMPFPPDSKLYKYFPNGFYDGSNPLNQEYALNAIYNNVPHLVPKNILGNPSSLSTDAMKLSVGEALGLKIDYYVLVNMDGFRDIINAIGGITVNVNDRVPIGGKNASGTHPEVKPSGWIEIGPKQHMNGHDALWFARGRYHTTDYKRMARQRCVINAVIQQADPATILTKYQSLTKAAAQTMSTDVPANMLPALADLALNLKGKPIRSILLNQSVGFKTWDPDWDLVRRLVKKTLAEADKGATAKPSANPTATGTGTPTSSATSSPSPTASSTGKEKSANLDDECAYHPNK, encoded by the coding sequence ATGACCTCCGTGAACGGACCCACCCCGAACGACGCTCAGCGACCTCGCCGCGTCGCGGACGGGGCGTCCTCCCCCGATGCCGGTGATGCCCGGCGCATCTCTGATGACCGCAGCTTCGGCGCCTCCCTGGGCTGGACGGTGCTGGGCACCATCATCCCCGGGCTCGGTCTGGTCCGCGGCGGACGCCGGATCATCGGCTCGATTCTGATCGCCCTGTGGGTGATCGTCGTCGGTGGAGTGGCCGGGCTCTGGGTCACCAACCGCAGCCTGCTCACCGGTGTGGCGGCCAATGGCGACATGCTTCACGCGCTGGCCATCGCCATGCTGGTGATCGCGGTGTTCTGGGTGATCAGCATCGGTGCGACCCACCTGGTGCTGCGGCCCCGCGGAGCCGGCTGGGGGCAGCGCGCCGCCGGCGCCGTCGTGGTGGGCCTGCTCTCCTTCGCGATCGCGGCGCCGCTGGCGCTGGGCGCGAACGTCGCAGTGGCCACCGCTGACCTGCTGACAGTGTTCGGCCAGACCAGCACCACCACGCCGACCGTCGATGCGGTCGATCCGTGGAAGAACAAGGATCGGCTGAACGTCCTGATCCTCGGCGGTGACTCCGGGACCGGCCGCAGCCTCAAGCTCGGCGTCCGTCCGGACAGCGTCAGCGTGCTCTCGGTGGACACCCACACCGGGGCCACCTCGATCTTCAACCTGCCCCGGCAGACCGCCAAGATGCCGTTCCCGCCAGACTCCAAGCTGTACAAGTACTTCCCGAACGGCTTCTATGACGGGTCGAACCCCCTGAATCAGGAGTACGCGCTCAACGCGATCTACAACAACGTTCCGCATCTGGTGCCCAAGAACATTCTGGGCAACCCGTCCAGCCTGTCCACCGATGCCATGAAGCTCTCGGTCGGTGAGGCGCTCGGCTTGAAGATCGATTACTACGTCCTGGTCAACATGGACGGCTTCAGGGACATCATCAACGCCATCGGCGGGATCACCGTCAACGTCAACGACCGGGTCCCGATCGGTGGCAAGAACGCCAGTGGCACCCATCCCGAGGTCAAGCCGTCCGGCTGGATCGAGATCGGGCCCAAGCAGCACATGAACGGCCACGATGCGCTCTGGTTCGCCCGCGGGCGCTACCACACCACCGACTACAAGCGGATGGCTCGGCAGCGTTGCGTGATCAACGCGGTGATCCAGCAGGCCGACCCGGCGACGATTCTGACCAAGTACCAGTCGCTGACCAAGGCGGCGGCCCAGACGATGAGCACCGACGTGCCGGCGAACATGTTGCCGGCTCTGGCCGATCTGGCGCTCAACCTGAAGGGGAAGCCGATCCGCAGCATTCTGTTGAACCAGAGTGTGGGCTTCAAGACCTGGGACCCGGACTGGGATCTGGTCCGCAGGCTGGTGAAGAAGACTCTGGCCGAGGCCGACAAGGGCGCCACGGCCAAGCCGTCGGCTAACCCGACCGCCACCGGGACGGGCACGCCGACCAGCTCGGCGACGTCCAGCCCGTCTCCGACGGCCTCGTCCACCGGCAAGGAGAAGAGCGCCAACCTCGACGACGAGTGCGCGTACCACCCGAACAAGTAG
- a CDS encoding glutamate--cysteine ligase, which yields MQITFAPSRQSSVGIEWELGLVDLTSGELAPAGPQIVAACQGGSQAPIRGEYLQTMVELTSGVHLRVADAVDDLAGHLAEVRAAAAELGIGLLGSGTHPFSIAAAQPLTPGPRYQRVAERNAYWGSQMAICGTHVHIGVDNKNKALPITASLARFYPYLLAISCSSPYWEGQDCGYASQRTMLFQQLATNGLPYPMQDWAAFEDYAEDLLRSGMISLPDEIRWDVRPSPKFGTVENRVADSVPTLGELGAIAALTQCFVEYTSRSYTADRTLEALPPWLVKENKWRAARYGLDAEVITPRQQNPVPLRDGLAQWLERLQPVATDLGCTEELRFVWQLAERGVSYQRQLATGSPQAALRLLLDETGSRTPFAD from the coding sequence ATGCAGATCACCTTCGCCCCATCCCGCCAGTCGAGCGTGGGCATCGAGTGGGAACTCGGTCTGGTCGACCTCACCTCCGGTGAGCTCGCCCCCGCCGGGCCACAGATCGTCGCGGCCTGCCAGGGCGGCTCGCAGGCGCCGATCCGCGGCGAGTACCTGCAGACCATGGTCGAGCTGACCAGCGGCGTCCACCTGCGGGTGGCCGATGCCGTGGACGACCTGGCGGGCCACCTGGCCGAGGTGCGCGCGGCCGCCGCCGAACTCGGCATCGGCCTGCTCGGCTCCGGCACTCATCCATTCAGCATCGCGGCCGCCCAGCCACTCACGCCCGGCCCGCGCTACCAGCGGGTCGCCGAGCGGAATGCCTACTGGGGCAGCCAGATGGCGATTTGCGGGACGCATGTGCACATCGGCGTGGACAACAAGAACAAGGCCCTGCCGATCACCGCCAGCCTGGCTCGCTTCTACCCCTATCTCCTGGCGATCAGCTGCTCCTCGCCGTACTGGGAGGGCCAGGACTGCGGCTACGCCTCCCAGCGGACGATGCTGTTCCAGCAACTGGCCACCAACGGTCTGCCCTACCCGATGCAGGACTGGGCGGCCTTCGAGGACTACGCCGAGGACCTGCTGCGCAGCGGGATGATCAGCCTGCCCGACGAGATCCGCTGGGACGTCCGTCCGTCCCCGAAGTTCGGAACCGTCGAGAACCGAGTCGCCGACTCGGTGCCGACGCTGGGCGAACTGGGTGCGATCGCTGCGCTCACTCAGTGCTTCGTCGAGTACACCTCGCGCAGCTACACCGCCGACCGCACGCTCGAGGCCCTGCCGCCGTGGCTGGTCAAGGAGAACAAGTGGCGCGCCGCCCGCTACGGGCTGGACGCAGAGGTGATCACCCCGCGGCAGCAGAACCCGGTGCCACTGCGGGACGGCCTGGCCCAGTGGCTGGAGCGACTCCAGCCGGTCGCCACGGACCTGGGATGCACCGAGGAACTGCGCTTCGTGTGGCAGCTGGCTGAGCGTGGGGTCAGCTACCAGCGGCAGCTGGCCACCGGCAGCCCGCAGGCCGCATTGCGGCTGTTGCTGGACGAGACCGGTAGCCGGACGCCATTCGCCGACTAG
- a CDS encoding MerR family transcriptional regulator has translation MANMIQIGRFAQATRLSIRTLRHYADAGLLVPAWVDPSSGYRYYSYEQVGTAELIRLLRQVQMPLAEIGQVLAASDRSSVVALLQRHEARLADDLDRQQRALAYLHRLIDQEGHIVNYEVTLKQLSPGWAALLRTEATAATVTQAIQAGYGQLAAAITAGQVAFAGPPFLSMSEPFDDEAPTPFELGFPVSGPFPALGAVEAVELPAWLVASTVHRGPYEEAGPGYAAVQAWIQEHGHTPIGAPREVYLVSPGDVADPSEYVTEIQFPVALAE, from the coding sequence ATGGCCAACATGATTCAGATCGGACGGTTCGCCCAGGCGACCCGGCTGTCCATCCGCACCCTGCGCCACTACGCCGATGCCGGGCTGCTGGTTCCGGCATGGGTCGATCCGAGCAGCGGCTATCGCTACTACAGCTACGAGCAGGTCGGCACCGCCGAGCTGATCCGGCTGCTGCGCCAGGTGCAGATGCCGTTGGCCGAGATCGGGCAGGTGCTGGCCGCGTCCGATCGGTCGTCGGTGGTCGCACTGCTGCAACGCCACGAGGCACGACTGGCCGACGACCTGGACCGGCAGCAACGCGCGCTGGCCTATCTGCACCGGCTGATCGATCAGGAAGGACACATCGTGAACTACGAAGTCACCCTCAAGCAGCTGAGCCCGGGATGGGCCGCACTGCTGCGCACCGAGGCGACGGCAGCCACCGTCACCCAGGCCATCCAGGCCGGCTATGGGCAGCTGGCGGCGGCGATCACCGCTGGCCAGGTGGCCTTCGCCGGGCCGCCGTTCTTGTCGATGAGCGAGCCCTTCGACGATGAGGCGCCGACCCCGTTCGAGCTGGGCTTCCCGGTCAGCGGCCCGTTCCCCGCCCTCGGCGCGGTCGAGGCCGTGGAGCTGCCGGCGTGGCTGGTGGCCAGCACCGTCCATCGCGGCCCGTACGAAGAAGCCGGCCCCGGCTACGCCGCCGTCCAGGCCTGGATCCAGGAGCACGGGCACACTCCGATCGGCGCACCGCGCGAGGTCTACCTGGTCTCGCCGGGCGACGTCGCCGACCCGTCGGAGTACGTCACCGAGATCCAGTTTCCGGTGGCTCTGGCCGAGTGA
- a CDS encoding gamma-glutamylcyclotransferase family protein produces MSAREWVFSYGTLRLAEVQQANYGRLLDGVADELPGYRLEYLAISNPEVVAISGIAEHPVARHTGLAGDRVAGTRFALTAAELVATDAYESADYVRVPVDLLSGTPAWLYVAKPAQ; encoded by the coding sequence ATGAGCGCGCGGGAGTGGGTCTTCTCCTACGGAACCCTGCGGCTGGCCGAGGTCCAGCAGGCCAACTACGGACGCCTGCTGGACGGGGTCGCCGACGAGTTGCCCGGCTACCGGTTGGAGTACCTGGCGATCAGCAACCCCGAGGTGGTGGCCATCTCCGGGATCGCCGAGCACCCGGTGGCCCGGCACACCGGCCTGGCCGGCGACCGGGTGGCCGGCACCCGGTTCGCCCTCACCGCCGCCGAACTGGTGGCCACCGACGCCTACGAGTCGGCCGACTACGTCCGCGTGCCGGTCGACCTGCTCTCCGGAACGCCGGCCTGGCTCTACGTCGCCAAGCCGGCTCAGTAG
- a CDS encoding NAD(P)H-quinone oxidoreductase: MRVVSVTAPGGPENLIVADAPTPEPKPGEVLIAVAAAGVNRADLLQRQGYYPPPPGTSEVIGLEVAGTIAALGDGVDGWALGDPCVALLAGGGYAEYVVVPSGQVIAPPDGVDLITAAGLIEVAATVVSNFDHVHLAAGETVLIHGGTGGIGSFAIQYARALGARVLTTAGSPAKLELCREFGADVAIDYHDDWAAAVAEATGGAGVDVILDVMGAKYLEANVAALALDGRLVVIGLQGGRKGTLDLNRLLTKRATVTATSLRFRPTAQKAAICAAVAQRVWPLIAAGAIRPAPETRFALDEVARAHTQLESGDNIGKVVLVV; the protein is encoded by the coding sequence ATGCGAGTTGTGAGTGTCACTGCCCCGGGCGGACCGGAGAACCTGATCGTCGCGGACGCGCCGACGCCCGAGCCGAAGCCGGGCGAGGTGCTGATCGCGGTCGCCGCGGCCGGCGTGAACCGCGCTGATCTGCTGCAGCGTCAGGGCTACTACCCGCCGCCGCCGGGCACCAGCGAGGTGATCGGACTTGAGGTGGCCGGCACTATCGCCGCCCTCGGTGACGGCGTGGACGGGTGGGCGCTCGGCGATCCGTGTGTGGCCCTGCTGGCTGGCGGTGGCTACGCCGAGTACGTCGTCGTGCCGTCCGGGCAGGTGATCGCGCCACCTGACGGCGTCGACCTGATCACCGCGGCCGGCTTGATCGAGGTGGCCGCCACCGTGGTGTCCAACTTCGACCACGTCCACCTGGCTGCCGGTGAGACCGTGCTGATCCACGGCGGCACCGGCGGGATCGGCAGCTTCGCCATCCAGTACGCCCGGGCGCTCGGGGCACGGGTGCTCACCACGGCCGGCTCGCCGGCCAAGCTGGAGCTGTGCCGTGAGTTCGGCGCTGATGTCGCCATCGACTACCACGACGACTGGGCGGCCGCGGTGGCCGAGGCGACCGGCGGTGCCGGCGTCGACGTGATCCTCGACGTGATGGGCGCCAAGTACCTGGAGGCCAACGTCGCCGCACTCGCACTGGACGGGCGCCTGGTGGTGATCGGCCTGCAGGGTGGACGCAAGGGCACCCTCGACCTGAACCGGCTGTTGACCAAGCGGGCCACGGTCACCGCGACCAGCCTGCGGTTCCGTCCGACGGCCCAGAAGGCGGCGATCTGCGCGGCCGTGGCGCAGCGGGTCTGGCCGCTGATCGCCGCCGGCGCAATCCGTCCGGCCCCGGAGACCCGGTTCGCCCTGGACGAGGTGGCCCGGGCCCATACCCAGCTGGAGTCCGGCGACAACATCGGCAAGGTGGTCCTGGTCGTCTAG
- a CDS encoding glutamine amidotransferase, protein MKPFLLIATRDHDQAADDEYRSVLRHTGLRADELERLRLEAAPMPSIDLNDYAGILLGGSPFNVSDTEKSPVQLRVEAELGSLLARVIEADVPFLGMCYGIGIMVDALGGVVDQSNGEPVNAAEVRLTEAGRTDPLLAGVGDSFHAFVAHKEGCAVAPSPMVVLGAGAVCPLQVVRIGRHVYATQFHPELDADELAIRMKIYENAGYFAPDEYAALVAQVKASPVDGRQHLLLRNFVALARGHR, encoded by the coding sequence ATGAAGCCCTTCCTGCTGATCGCGACCCGCGATCATGATCAGGCTGCGGACGACGAGTATCGCTCGGTCCTGCGGCACACCGGGCTGCGCGCGGACGAGCTGGAGCGGCTCCGGCTGGAGGCCGCCCCGATGCCGTCCATCGATCTGAACGACTACGCCGGGATTCTGCTGGGCGGCAGCCCGTTCAACGTGTCCGACACGGAGAAGTCGCCCGTGCAGCTACGGGTCGAGGCCGAGCTCGGCTCCCTGCTGGCCCGGGTGATCGAGGCCGACGTCCCGTTCCTGGGCATGTGCTACGGCATCGGGATCATGGTCGACGCACTGGGTGGTGTTGTCGACCAGAGCAACGGAGAGCCGGTGAATGCCGCGGAGGTGCGCCTCACCGAGGCCGGCCGGACCGATCCGCTGCTGGCCGGAGTCGGCGACAGCTTCCATGCCTTCGTGGCGCACAAGGAGGGCTGCGCTGTCGCCCCGTCCCCGATGGTGGTGCTCGGTGCCGGCGCCGTCTGCCCGCTGCAGGTGGTCCGGATCGGACGCCACGTCTACGCCACCCAGTTCCACCCCGAACTCGATGCCGACGAACTCGCCATCCGGATGAAGATCTACGAGAATGCCGGCTACTTCGCTCCCGACGAGTACGCCGCCCTGGTGGCCCAAGTCAAAGCCAGCCCGGTGGATGGGCGCCAGCACCTGCTGCTGCGCAACTTCGTGGCGTTGGCCAGGGGGCACCGATGA
- a CDS encoding serine hydrolase domain-containing protein, which produces MLSFLDAVAAHPELELHSLVVLKSGRTLAEHYWAPWQPEDRPLVYSVSKTLTATAIGLAVGEGLLRLDDPVVQLLPEADPGDPVVSQITVHHLLSMSTGHDQDTIDAATAFPEDEWVARLLAVRPQTPVGSRHVYNNGASFLLGEIVRRVTGTDLVDYLRPRVTEPMGIELHWDTDRLGRALGWTGAHLRVADLAKMGELLRCDGVWNGVRLLPEGWVARATSRQIPTFDPTPEWGLGYGYQCWMSREGFRLDGAFGQFSLVIPEREMVIAITSAQSFTQELLDLVWDQLIPELPSEPTPAGHDILAVPEDAEVGSEWTADGPAALDPTLSREEQLELPELTELWARRDGAGYQIGFRHGQDTAELTAEPGTWQRQELILGATAIPVAVAAGSDASGTLAVQIAFIETPHTLRLRLTASGESRQAWSVPPLHTADFRLLRVY; this is translated from the coding sequence GTGCTGAGCTTCCTGGACGCGGTCGCGGCCCATCCCGAGCTGGAACTGCACTCTCTGGTCGTGCTGAAGTCCGGGCGCACCCTGGCCGAGCACTACTGGGCGCCCTGGCAGCCCGAGGACCGTCCGCTGGTCTACTCGGTCTCCAAGACGCTCACCGCGACCGCCATCGGCTTGGCCGTGGGCGAGGGGCTGCTCCGGCTGGACGACCCGGTGGTGCAGTTGCTGCCCGAGGCCGACCCCGGCGATCCGGTGGTCAGCCAGATCACCGTGCATCATCTGCTGTCGATGTCGACCGGCCACGACCAGGACACCATCGACGCGGCAACCGCGTTCCCGGAGGACGAGTGGGTAGCCCGGCTGCTGGCGGTCCGTCCGCAGACTCCGGTGGGCTCGCGGCACGTCTACAACAACGGGGCCTCCTTCCTGCTGGGCGAGATCGTCCGCCGGGTCACCGGGACGGACCTGGTCGACTACCTACGGCCGCGGGTCACCGAGCCGATGGGCATCGAGCTGCACTGGGACACCGACCGGCTCGGCCGGGCGCTGGGCTGGACCGGCGCCCATCTGCGGGTGGCCGACCTGGCCAAGATGGGCGAGCTGCTGCGCTGCGACGGGGTCTGGAACGGCGTCCGGCTGCTGCCCGAGGGCTGGGTGGCCCGGGCCACGTCCCGACAGATCCCGACCTTCGACCCGACCCCGGAATGGGGCCTTGGCTACGGCTATCAGTGCTGGATGAGCCGGGAGGGTTTCCGCCTGGACGGCGCCTTCGGCCAGTTCTCGCTGGTGATCCCGGAGCGTGAGATGGTGATCGCGATCACCTCGGCGCAGTCGTTCACCCAGGAGCTGCTGGATCTGGTCTGGGATCAACTGATCCCCGAGCTGCCCAGCGAGCCGACCCCGGCCGGCCACGACATCCTTGCCGTGCCCGAGGATGCCGAAGTCGGCAGCGAGTGGACGGCGGACGGCCCGGCCGCACTGGACCCGACGCTGAGCCGCGAGGAGCAGTTGGAGCTTCCGGAGCTGACCGAGCTCTGGGCGCGACGCGACGGTGCCGGCTACCAGATCGGGTTCCGCCACGGCCAGGACACGGCCGAACTGACCGCCGAGCCCGGCACCTGGCAGCGCCAGGAACTGATCCTGGGCGCGACCGCGATTCCGGTGGCAGTGGCGGCCGGCAGCGATGCGTCCGGGACGCTGGCGGTGCAGATCGCCTTCATCGAGACGCCGCACACGCTGCGGCTGCGACTGACCGCGTCCGGCGAGTCTCGCCAGGCTTGGAGCGTCCCGCCGCTGCATACGGCGGACTTCCGGCTGCTACGGGTCTACTGA
- a CDS encoding aldo/keto reductase family protein: MKHRYLGNSGLKVSEICYGNWITHGSQVENETATKCVHAALEAGITSFDTADVYANTVAESVLGAALAGQRRESLEIFTKVYWPTGPMGPNDCGLSRKHIMESINGSLRRLGTDYVDLYQAHRWDYETPLEETMQAFADVVRAGKALYIGVSEWSADQIRAGHAMAKELGFQLVSNQPQYSMLWRVIEEQVVPTSEGLGVSQVCWSPVAQGVLTGKYLPGQPVPDGSRATDANGGANFIKRLMETPTLEAVQRLRPIADELGITMAQLAVAWVLQNQNVGCAIIGASRPEQIAENVAASGVEIPTELMARIDEALGDVVVRDPGLTEQNTPKSRPC, encoded by the coding sequence ATGAAGCATCGCTATCTAGGCAACTCCGGGCTGAAGGTCTCCGAAATCTGCTACGGAAACTGGATCACCCACGGCTCCCAGGTCGAGAACGAGACCGCGACGAAGTGCGTCCATGCCGCTCTCGAAGCGGGCATCACCAGCTTCGACACCGCGGACGTCTACGCCAACACCGTGGCCGAGTCGGTGCTGGGCGCCGCACTGGCCGGACAGCGCCGCGAGTCGCTGGAGATCTTCACCAAGGTCTACTGGCCGACCGGCCCGATGGGGCCCAACGACTGCGGACTGTCCCGTAAGCACATCATGGAGTCGATCAACGGCTCCCTGAGGCGGCTGGGCACCGACTACGTCGACCTGTACCAGGCACACCGATGGGACTACGAGACCCCGCTGGAAGAGACCATGCAGGCCTTCGCCGACGTGGTCCGGGCCGGCAAGGCGCTCTACATCGGCGTCTCGGAGTGGAGTGCCGATCAGATCCGGGCCGGCCACGCGATGGCCAAGGAGCTCGGCTTCCAGCTGGTCTCCAACCAGCCGCAGTACTCGATGCTGTGGCGGGTGATCGAGGAGCAGGTGGTGCCGACCTCCGAGGGACTCGGCGTCTCCCAGGTCTGCTGGTCGCCGGTGGCCCAGGGCGTCCTCACCGGCAAGTACCTGCCCGGCCAGCCGGTGCCCGACGGCTCGCGGGCCACCGACGCCAACGGTGGCGCGAACTTCATCAAGCGGCTGATGGAGACCCCGACGCTGGAGGCCGTGCAGCGGCTGCGTCCGATCGCCGACGAGCTCGGGATCACCATGGCTCAGCTGGCCGTGGCCTGGGTGCTCCAGAACCAGAACGTGGGCTGCGCGATCATCGGAGCATCACGTCCCGAGCAGATCGCCGAGAACGTGGCCGCCTCGGGCGTGGAGATTCCGACCGAACTGATGGCCCGGATCGACGAGGCCCTGGGCGACGTGGTCGTCCGCGACCCCGGGCTGACCGAGCAGAACACCCCGAAGAGCCGCCCGTGCTGA